The Thermus brockianus genome window below encodes:
- the thrC gene encoding threonine synthase → MRLPLLERYRPHLPVSERTPVVSLLEGSTPLIPLKGPKEARERGIRLFAKYEGLNPTGSFKDRGMTLAVSKAVEAGAEAIACASTGNTAASAAAYAARAGIRAIVVLPAGYVALGKVAQSLVHGARIVQVEGNFDEALRLTRELTERYPVALVNSVNPFRLEGQKTLAFEVVDELGDAPHYHALPVGNAGNITAHWQGYKEYHALGKARRLPRMLGFQAAGAAPLVLGRPVEKPETLATAIRIGNPASWEGAVRAKEESGGVIEAVTDEEILAAYRYLAEEEGIFCEPASAAAMAGVWKLLKEGRLEPESTLVLTLTGHGLKDPATAERVARLDPPVPATLEAVAKAAGLW, encoded by the coding sequence ATGCGCCTTCCCCTCCTTGAACGCTACCGTCCCCACCTGCCCGTTTCCGAGAGGACGCCGGTGGTTAGCCTCCTGGAGGGCTCCACCCCCCTCATCCCCCTCAAGGGCCCCAAGGAGGCCAGGGAGAGAGGCATCCGGCTTTTCGCCAAGTACGAGGGCCTAAACCCCACGGGGAGCTTCAAGGACCGGGGGATGACCCTGGCGGTGTCCAAGGCGGTGGAGGCGGGGGCAGAGGCCATCGCCTGCGCCAGCACCGGGAACACGGCGGCGAGCGCCGCCGCCTACGCCGCCCGGGCCGGGATTCGGGCCATCGTGGTCCTGCCCGCCGGGTACGTGGCCTTAGGCAAGGTGGCCCAAAGCCTGGTGCACGGGGCCCGCATCGTCCAGGTGGAGGGGAACTTTGACGAGGCCCTAAGGCTCACCCGGGAGCTCACGGAGCGCTACCCCGTGGCCCTGGTGAACTCGGTGAACCCTTTCCGCCTCGAGGGCCAGAAGACCCTGGCCTTTGAGGTGGTGGACGAGCTCGGGGATGCGCCCCACTACCACGCCCTCCCCGTGGGGAACGCCGGGAACATCACCGCCCACTGGCAGGGATACAAGGAGTACCACGCCTTGGGGAAGGCTAGGCGCCTACCCCGCATGTTGGGCTTCCAGGCGGCGGGGGCGGCCCCCTTGGTCCTGGGGCGCCCGGTGGAGAAACCCGAGACCCTGGCCACCGCCATCCGCATCGGCAACCCGGCCAGTTGGGAGGGAGCGGTGCGGGCCAAGGAGGAGTCCGGGGGGGTAATAGAGGCGGTCACGGACGAGGAGATCCTGGCCGCTTACCGCTACCTGGCAGAGGAAGAGGGCATTTTCTGCGAACCGGCGAGCGCCGCCGCCATGGCCGGAGTGTGGAAGCTCCTTAAGGAGGGCCGCCTGGAGCCGGAGAGCACCCTGGTCCTCACCCTCACGGGCCACGGCCTCAAGGACCCGGCCACGGCGGAGCGGGTGGCGCGGCTTGACCCCCCGGTGCCGGCCACCCTCGAGGCGGTGGCGAAAGCGGCAGGCCTCTGGTAG
- a CDS encoding ATP cone domain-containing protein: MSDVFVRLRRGRWPFSKGLLLEALLPLGVPLEAAQALAHTVEERLKEEGRKEVTPRHLRQVLLEEVAKALGKEVAEALAQRTLPFEEILVLDGKRRRPFSKGLLVRSLEEAGLSLKEAHELAKRVEERLRQEGVRQIAARRLEEVVAQEVAKAKGQAARRRYLERRAFAGELFVEEEGGEPRMPFSKGILAQSLMGIGLSPEGAYRLAREIEGALRREGLKVIRRPELRERVFQALLKEAGEEVARRYLLLRHLRRSARPVHILIGGVTGVGKSVLASALAYRLGITHIVPSDAVREVFRASLSKDLLPTLHLSTFEAWKALLPELSQEGHEGRVLRGFLDQVARVAVGLRAIQERSALEGTSIVLEGVHVVPRYLEHPYQDRVLTVPMLVYLQDEKLHQDRFRLRDRETGHARPKDKYLAHFAEIRLIQEHLLLWAQEEGIPLIPGEDLDEAVEKALEVLVAYLEARGQAEVARA, encoded by the coding sequence ATGAGCGACGTCTTCGTGCGCCTCAGGCGGGGGCGGTGGCCCTTTTCCAAGGGGCTTTTGTTGGAGGCCCTCCTGCCCTTAGGGGTCCCCCTCGAGGCCGCCCAGGCCCTGGCCCACACCGTGGAGGAAAGGCTTAAGGAGGAGGGGCGCAAGGAGGTAACCCCCAGGCACCTCCGCCAGGTCCTCCTAGAAGAAGTGGCCAAGGCCCTGGGAAAGGAGGTGGCGGAGGCCCTGGCCCAAAGAACGCTTCCTTTTGAGGAAATCCTGGTCCTGGACGGCAAACGGCGCCGCCCCTTCTCCAAGGGGCTCCTGGTGCGGAGCCTAGAGGAGGCGGGGCTTTCCCTAAAGGAAGCCCACGAGCTTGCCAAACGGGTAGAGGAAAGGCTACGCCAGGAGGGCGTGCGGCAGATTGCCGCCCGCCGGCTAGAGGAGGTGGTGGCCCAAGAGGTGGCCAAGGCCAAGGGCCAGGCGGCGAGAAGGCGCTACCTGGAACGCCGGGCCTTTGCTGGGGAACTCTTTGTGGAAGAGGAGGGGGGTGAACCCCGCATGCCCTTCTCCAAGGGCATCCTGGCCCAGTCCCTCATGGGCATCGGCCTCTCCCCTGAAGGGGCCTACCGCCTGGCCCGGGAGATTGAGGGGGCCTTGCGGCGGGAAGGCCTAAAGGTCATCCGCCGGCCCGAGCTCCGGGAAAGGGTCTTCCAGGCCCTCCTTAAGGAAGCGGGCGAGGAAGTGGCCCGGCGCTACCTCCTCCTAAGGCACCTCCGCCGGAGCGCCCGGCCCGTGCACATCCTCATCGGCGGGGTCACGGGGGTGGGCAAGAGCGTTTTGGCCTCGGCCCTGGCCTACCGCCTGGGCATCACCCACATCGTCCCCTCGGACGCCGTGCGGGAGGTCTTCCGCGCCTCCTTGTCCAAGGACCTCCTCCCCACCCTGCACCTCTCCACCTTTGAGGCCTGGAAGGCCCTTTTGCCCGAACTTTCCCAGGAGGGGCACGAGGGGAGGGTGCTCAGGGGCTTTCTGGACCAGGTGGCCCGGGTGGCGGTGGGGCTCAGGGCCATCCAGGAACGGAGCGCCCTGGAGGGCACCTCCATCGTGCTGGAGGGGGTGCACGTGGTGCCCCGCTACCTGGAACACCCCTACCAGGACCGGGTCCTCACCGTGCCCATGCTGGTCTACCTGCAGGACGAGAAGCTCCACCAGGACCGCTTCCGCCTGCGGGACCGGGAGACGGGCCACGCCCGGCCCAAGGACAAGTACCTGGCCCACTTCGCCGAGATCCGGCTCATCCAGGAGCACCTCCTCCTATGGGCCCAGGAGGAGGGCATCCCCCTCATCCCCGGGGAGGACCTGGACGAGGCGGTGGAGAAGGCCCTGGAGGTACTGGTGGCCTACCTGGAGGCCCGGGGCCAGGCGGAGGTGGCCCGTGCTTGA
- a CDS encoding NADH-quinone oxidoreductase subunit 15, protein MSAAHDRELYQAWVELLSWMREYAKERGVRFEKEADFPDFIYRMERPYDLPTTIMTASLSDALGEPFLLADVSPRHAKLKRIGLRLPRAHIHLHAHYEPGKGLVTGKVPLTKERFFALADRAREALALA, encoded by the coding sequence ATGAGCGCTGCCCACGACCGCGAGCTCTACCAGGCCTGGGTGGAACTCCTTTCCTGGATGCGGGAGTATGCCAAGGAAAGGGGTGTCCGCTTTGAGAAGGAGGCGGACTTCCCCGACTTCATCTACCGCATGGAGAGGCCCTACGACCTCCCCACCACCATCATGACCGCCTCGCTTTCCGATGCCTTGGGGGAGCCTTTCCTCCTGGCGGACGTCTCCCCCCGTCACGCTAAGCTGAAGCGCATCGGCCTCCGCTTGCCCCGGGCCCACATCCACCTCCACGCCCACTACGAGCCCGGCAAGGGCCTGGTCACGGGGAAGGTTCCCCTCACCAAGGAGCGCTTCTTCGCCTTGGCGGACCGGGCCCGGGAGGCCTTGGCCCTGGCCTAG
- a CDS encoding PaaI family thioesterase, which yields MDLKALAEQVARAQPFTQHLGAEVVRVEGEEVEFALKVRPEFYQHLGVVHGGVISALLDNALTFAGGLALGPNVLTVEFKVNFLRPAKGERLRALGRVVHAGRRLAVVQGEAYSEEPEPRLIALAQGTISQV from the coding sequence ATGGACCTGAAAGCCCTGGCGGAACAGGTAGCCCGTGCCCAGCCCTTCACCCAGCACCTAGGGGCAGAGGTGGTGCGGGTGGAGGGGGAGGAGGTGGAGTTCGCCCTGAAGGTGCGGCCCGAGTTTTACCAGCACCTCGGGGTGGTCCACGGCGGGGTCATCAGCGCCCTCTTGGACAACGCCCTCACCTTCGCCGGGGGGCTTGCCCTGGGCCCCAACGTCCTCACCGTGGAGTTTAAGGTGAACTTTCTCCGCCCGGCCAAGGGGGAAAGGCTACGCGCCCTGGGCCGGGTGGTCCACGCCGGCAGGCGCCTCGCCGTGGTGCAGGGGGAAGCCTACAGCGAGGAGCCCGAACCCCGGCTCATCGCCCTGGCCCAGGGGACGATTAGCCAGGTCTAG
- the hemW gene encoding radical SAM family heme chaperone HemW, translating into MALYVHVPFCPTLCPYCDFHVVRRGPGWVEAYLRRLKEEAEALYARYPHPLKTLYLGGGTPSYLRDRELLALFQALPWPLAEGAEVTLEANPGTLNPARLRLLKDLGVNRLSLGVQSFQDPVLRFLGRAHGRKGALRAVEMALEAGFRTSIDLILGLPMQDPEKDLKEAASLGLGHVSAYTLQVEKGTPFALLGLPEDPEREAWAMERAEALLGEAGLERYEVSNFARPGEEAQHNLVYWRNGFWLALGPAATGQYPGEGLAYALRRTNPPLPRWLAREAPREEAISPLEHAKESLMLGLRLREGVDVAQVEARVGLSLFPLLEPRAKELAEAGLLQVEGKRLRPTPKAFPLLHRVVLSLWEALEGGEGTG; encoded by the coding sequence TTGGCGCTTTACGTTCACGTCCCCTTCTGCCCCACCCTCTGCCCCTACTGCGACTTCCACGTGGTACGCCGGGGGCCTGGGTGGGTGGAGGCCTACCTGAGGCGCCTTAAGGAAGAGGCGGAGGCCCTTTATGCCCGCTACCCCCATCCCCTAAAGACCCTCTACCTGGGCGGGGGCACGCCCAGCTACCTGCGGGACCGGGAACTTTTGGCCCTCTTCCAGGCCCTCCCCTGGCCCTTGGCCGAGGGGGCGGAGGTGACCCTCGAGGCCAACCCCGGCACCCTGAACCCCGCCCGCCTAAGGCTCCTTAAGGACCTGGGCGTCAACCGCCTTTCCTTGGGGGTGCAAAGCTTCCAGGACCCGGTGCTCCGGTTCCTCGGCCGGGCCCACGGGCGCAAGGGGGCCCTAAGGGCGGTGGAGATGGCGCTGGAAGCGGGCTTCCGCACCTCCATTGACCTCATCCTGGGCCTTCCCATGCAGGACCCCGAGAAGGACCTCAAGGAAGCGGCCAGCCTCGGCCTAGGCCACGTCTCCGCCTACACCCTGCAGGTGGAAAAGGGAACCCCCTTCGCCCTCCTCGGGCTTCCCGAAGACCCCGAGCGGGAAGCCTGGGCCATGGAGCGGGCGGAGGCCCTTCTGGGCGAGGCGGGGCTAGAGCGCTACGAGGTTTCCAACTTCGCCCGCCCCGGGGAGGAGGCCCAGCACAACCTGGTCTACTGGCGGAATGGCTTCTGGCTCGCCCTGGGGCCCGCCGCCACCGGGCAGTACCCCGGGGAGGGCCTGGCCTACGCCCTAAGGCGCACCAACCCTCCCCTCCCCCGCTGGCTCGCCCGGGAGGCCCCAAGGGAGGAGGCCATAAGCCCCCTGGAGCACGCCAAGGAAAGCCTCATGCTGGGCCTAAGGCTTAGGGAAGGGGTGGACGTGGCCCAGGTGGAGGCGAGGGTAGGCCTCTCCCTTTTCCCCCTTCTGGAACCACGGGCAAAGGAGCTAGCGGAAGCTGGCCTCCTCCAGGTGGAGGGAAAACGGCTACGCCCCACCCCCAAGGCCTTTCCCCTCCTCCACCGGGTGGTCCTCTCCCTCTGGGAAGCCCTTGAAGGAGGGGAAGGAACAGGCTAA
- a CDS encoding glycerate kinase type-2 family protein, translating into MEALLKETFFHALRATDPYRLTLKALPSFRPDLILAVGKAAAPMLRAALERYGEVPYHLTLPQGQEALGLKAVFARHPVPDEGSVRAAEEVLHLLASLSPKARVLALLSGGGSALWCAPLGIGLREKQALTQALLQSGAGIREINAVRKHLSRIKGGRALLATKARVHALLLSDVPGDDPSVIASGPFHPDPSTYPEALGVLDRYGLAFPEARAVLEAGAKGKLPETLKPQDPALRRLTWKLVGANLHLLRAAQGFLRRQGHRAVVLSDRFGGEARALARFHAELAETIRTHGVPFRRPIFLLSGGEAQVRVRGRGKGGRNLEFLLALYAHLPRPLYALAADSDGLDGNSGVAGALLTPAVWDRGLDPRPFLEENDSLGFFQEVGTLLVTGPTGTNLNDFRLLLVD; encoded by the coding sequence ATGGAAGCCCTCCTGAAAGAAACCTTCTTCCACGCCCTAAGGGCCACGGACCCCTACCGCCTCACCCTCAAGGCCCTTCCCTCCTTCCGACCCGACCTGATCCTCGCCGTGGGCAAGGCGGCGGCCCCCATGCTCCGGGCAGCCCTGGAGCGGTATGGGGAAGTCCCCTACCATCTCACGTTGCCCCAAGGCCAGGAGGCCTTGGGCCTGAAAGCAGTCTTCGCCCGCCACCCCGTGCCCGATGAGGGAAGCGTGCGGGCAGCGGAGGAGGTCCTCCACCTCCTCGCCTCCCTCTCCCCCAAAGCGCGGGTCCTTGCCCTCCTTTCGGGGGGAGGGAGCGCCCTCTGGTGCGCCCCCCTGGGGATAGGCCTTAGGGAGAAGCAGGCCCTCACCCAGGCCCTCCTCCAAAGTGGGGCGGGCATCCGGGAAATCAACGCCGTGCGCAAGCACCTCTCCCGCATCAAGGGAGGAAGGGCCCTCCTCGCCACCAAGGCCAGGGTCCACGCCCTCCTCCTCTCCGACGTCCCCGGGGACGACCCCAGCGTCATCGCCTCCGGGCCCTTCCACCCAGACCCCTCCACCTACCCGGAGGCCCTAGGGGTCTTGGACCGGTACGGCCTCGCCTTCCCCGAGGCCCGGGCGGTGCTGGAAGCGGGGGCTAAGGGGAAGCTTCCCGAGACCCTCAAGCCCCAAGACCCCGCCCTTAGGCGCCTCACCTGGAAGCTGGTGGGGGCGAACCTCCACCTCCTAAGGGCCGCCCAAGGCTTCCTCAGGCGCCAGGGCCACCGGGCCGTGGTCCTCTCCGACCGCTTCGGGGGGGAGGCCAGGGCCCTTGCCCGCTTCCACGCCGAGCTGGCGGAGACCATCCGCACCCACGGGGTGCCCTTTCGCAGGCCCATCTTCCTCCTCTCGGGGGGCGAGGCCCAGGTGCGGGTAAGGGGTAGGGGCAAGGGGGGGCGCAACCTGGAGTTCCTCCTCGCCCTCTACGCCCACCTCCCAAGGCCCCTCTACGCCCTGGCGGCGGACTCCGACGGCCTGGACGGGAACAGCGGGGTAGCGGGTGCCCTCCTCACCCCTGCGGTCTGGGACCGGGGCCTAGATCCCAGGCCCTTCCTAGAGGAGAACGATAGCCTGGGCTTTTTCCAAGAGGTGGGGACCCTCCTCGTCACCGGCCCCACGGGCACCAACCTTAACGATTTCCGCCTCCTCCTGGTAGACTGA